Proteins encoded by one window of Lycium barbarum isolate Lr01 chromosome 11, ASM1917538v2, whole genome shotgun sequence:
- the LOC132618760 gene encoding uncharacterized protein LOC132618760, with the protein MDCAEQKRCQELAKSSSFYRRIYSEVEEIGWEHLVKFGEDMRLLSFRVVDKKGRVHMVQITLDGTYPNHPPSISADVPYLFNLKWSINSRLKDVIQQFQKHLEKLQDFWNLMDDIDHSLLVSDLRYPQRALSHRQLNISNDCNIILSIDANDPTSVPDCRFLGSDSEVERLRAMWRRNCKRWMRDKPFSENLAHVLDIQLHGPPSIQKTDPQIECGICYAQYLPIDDELGAKSGSGTDCTCENNNCSRAFHSVCLEDWLRSITTTRQSFDVLFGNCPYCSDPIAVKINTRK; encoded by the exons ATG GACTGTGCAGAGCAAAAAAGATGCCAAGAACTAGCCAAATCATCATCTTTTTATCGCAGGATATATTCAGAG GTAGAAGAGATAGGATGGGAGCACCTTGTTAAATTTGGGGAAGATATGAGACTTCTCAGCTTTCGCGTCGT GGACAAGAAGGGAAGAGTGCACATGGTGCAGATAACTTTGGATGGAACATATCCTAACCATCCACCTTCAATATCAGCG GACGTGCCTTATCTCTTCAATTTGAAATGGTCAATTAACTCAAGACTGAAAGATGTTATCCAACAGTTTCAGAAG CATCTTGAGAAGCTTCAGGACTTTTGGAATCTAATGGATGACATTGACCACTCGCTTTTGGTTTCTGATCTACGGTATCCTCAACGTGCTTTGTCACATCGCCAACTTAATATAA GTAATGACTGCAACATCATATTGTCTATAGATGCTAATGATCCCACATCCGTACCAGA CTGTCGCTTTCTTGGTTCGGATTCGGAGGTGGAGAGATTGAGAGCGATGTGGAGGAGAAACTGCAAAAGATG GATGAGAGACAAGCCTTTTTCTGAGAATCTCGCACACGTATTGGATATTCAACTTCATGGACCTCCAAGCATTCAGAAAACTGATCCACAAATTGAATGTGGCATTTGTTATGCACAGTATCTTCCAATTG ATGATGAACTTGGTGCTAAGAGTGGAAGTGGCACTGATTGTACATGTGAAAATAACAACTGCAGTAGGGCCTTCCACAGCGTTTGCCTTGAAGATTGGTTGCGTTCCATCACAACAACAAGACA gTCGTTTGATGTTTTGTTTGGCAATTGTCCATACTGTTCTGATCCAATTGCTGTCAAAATCAATACTAGGAAGTAA